The Rhodocytophaga rosea genome has a segment encoding these proteins:
- a CDS encoding LytR/AlgR family response regulator transcription factor, with the protein MKVVIIEDEFFSAEKLSLQLHQIDASIEVVAILPSVESGLKWFRTNPEPDLIFSDIQLEDKESFELFRQLPIESPIIYTTAYSQYAIQAFKQNSIDYLLKPIDVDELRAALKKYENQTYRLLKKGLRFSMEKPKEDFKERFLVKKGNSLAVIRTADIAYFKSEQKLSFLLTFDNHKYIIESTLDQITEQVDPKRFNRISRSRLISLDCIRKIHPHFNGRLKLELQPPEEEEVFVSRERVQIFKDWLNS; encoded by the coding sequence ATGAAAGTAGTTATCATAGAAGATGAATTTTTTTCTGCCGAAAAGCTGAGCCTCCAGCTTCACCAGATAGATGCGTCCATTGAGGTAGTGGCTATTCTTCCTTCTGTAGAAAGTGGATTAAAGTGGTTCCGGACTAATCCCGAGCCTGACCTTATCTTCTCCGACATACAACTGGAAGACAAAGAAAGCTTTGAGTTGTTCCGGCAGTTGCCTATTGAATCGCCTATTATTTATACCACGGCTTACAGCCAGTATGCCATACAAGCCTTTAAACAAAACAGCATAGATTACCTGCTCAAACCCATAGATGTAGATGAACTGAGGGCTGCCCTCAAAAAATACGAAAACCAGACCTACCGGCTGTTGAAAAAAGGCCTGAGGTTTAGTATGGAAAAGCCGAAGGAAGATTTTAAAGAACGCTTTCTGGTAAAAAAAGGCAATAGTCTGGCAGTAATCCGAACGGCTGATATTGCTTATTTCAAGAGTGAACAGAAACTTAGCTTTCTTCTTACCTTCGACAATCATAAGTACATTATTGAATCTACCCTCGATCAAATTACCGAACAGGTAGATCCCAAACGCTTTAACCGCATCAGCCGCAGCAGGCTCATTTCCCTGGATTGTATCCGTAAAATTCATCCTCATTTTAACGGCCGCCTGAAGCTGGAATTACAGCCGCCTGAAGAGGAAGAGGTGTTTGTAAGCCGCGAACGGGTGCAGATTTTCAAAGACTGGCTTAATTCCTGA
- a CDS encoding sensor histidine kinase, translating to MYPKAIQVEERFKYTFRIRWTALLGALSFGIVVPTFFIPLELGSSAHLLSILVATLTSYVIWEGSKLIQALVLFFVPWEKSIGKHLAHEIAWIFVFSSMMLIAGILTYGYLVSAVNITLGVILQNIIVSFLLALVFIAFNEGTFLFGKWKQSLLEQERLRQENLIAKVEGLKKQLDPHFLFNSLSVLSGIVYKDPVLADQFITKLSQVYRYVLEHNEETQVKLSKEIEVVKAYCFLLNVRFYNKVILNIKLPDTHFYVLPMSVQLLVENAVKHNRISNDQPLALQIYQTDDVLWVENNLNVKENKEESTGIGLKNLEARYKYVTGKSIMIENTKEVFRVGLPQIQQGE from the coding sequence ATGTATCCAAAAGCTATACAGGTGGAAGAACGTTTCAAATATACCTTTCGCATCAGGTGGACGGCTTTGCTTGGAGCGTTATCCTTTGGTATTGTGGTTCCTACTTTCTTCATTCCTTTAGAACTGGGTTCCAGTGCACACCTGCTTTCTATTCTGGTGGCTACCCTTACCAGTTATGTGATATGGGAAGGCAGCAAACTGATTCAGGCGCTTGTCTTGTTCTTTGTTCCCTGGGAGAAAAGTATCGGTAAACACCTGGCCCACGAAATCGCCTGGATATTTGTATTTTCTTCGATGATGCTCATTGCTGGTATTCTTACCTATGGCTACCTGGTATCGGCTGTCAATATTACGCTAGGAGTAATCCTTCAAAACATTATTGTTTCTTTTCTGCTGGCGCTGGTATTTATTGCGTTTAATGAGGGTACCTTTCTGTTTGGCAAATGGAAACAGTCGCTGCTGGAACAGGAAAGACTACGTCAGGAAAACCTCATTGCCAAGGTAGAAGGCCTGAAAAAACAACTCGACCCTCATTTTTTGTTTAACAGCTTAAGCGTACTTAGTGGAATTGTATATAAAGATCCAGTACTAGCCGATCAGTTTATTACCAAACTATCGCAGGTATACCGCTATGTGCTGGAACATAATGAAGAAACACAGGTGAAGCTGAGCAAGGAAATTGAGGTGGTAAAAGCCTATTGTTTTTTACTCAACGTGCGGTTTTATAACAAAGTCATCCTGAATATAAAATTACCAGACACTCATTTTTATGTTCTCCCCATGTCGGTACAATTGCTGGTGGAAAATGCGGTAAAACACAACCGTATCTCAAATGACCAGCCTCTGGCGCTCCAGATTTACCAGACTGACGATGTCTTGTGGGTAGAAAATAACCTGAATGTAAAAGAGAATAAGGAAGAATCTACCGGAATCGGGCTAAAAAATCTGGAAGCCAGGTATAAATATGTCACTGGCAAATCAATTATGATTGAAAATACCAAGGAAGTATTCCGGGTAGGTTTGCCTCAAATTCAACAAGGAGAATGA
- a CDS encoding response regulator: MEKINCILLIDDDPVTNYLHESLIHSVLETAQILIARNGEEGLKLVDKGCSDGEAPALILVDLNMPVMDGIGFLKRYKQWIEQYPSSSVVAVLTTSTNPRDIEKVAQLEIAPLLPKPLQEEHLQTLVETYWQRKSSRSNL, encoded by the coding sequence ATGGAAAAAATCAACTGTATTCTGTTAATTGATGATGATCCGGTTACTAATTATTTGCATGAAAGTTTAATACATTCTGTGTTGGAAACCGCACAGATTCTAATTGCCAGAAACGGCGAAGAAGGACTCAAATTAGTAGATAAAGGCTGTTCAGACGGAGAAGCACCGGCGCTTATCCTGGTGGATCTGAATATGCCGGTAATGGATGGAATAGGCTTTTTGAAGCGCTACAAACAGTGGATTGAGCAGTATCCTTCCTCCTCGGTTGTCGCTGTATTAACCACTTCTACTAATCCCAGAGACATTGAAAAGGTAGCGCAACTTGAAATAGCGCCGCTGTTGCCCAAACCTTTGCAAGAGGAGCATTTACAAACGCTGGTCGAAACCTACTGGCAACGAAAAAGCAGCCGAAGCAATCTTTAA
- a CDS encoding chemotaxis protein CheB, which translates to MSQDNSFYMVAIGMSAGGFPALEKLIASLPDPVHACFVIIVHLPKDSKSRMASLLSTITYLPVSWAKQAEKPETSHIYVLPPGYLLTMQEGNFHLQPRAADQNINRAVDIFFTSLAKEVKQRAIGIILSGSGSDGLEGVQAIEANGGLVLVQHPATAQFESMPANVVNNDHPDFITSPEGIAHALRCHLQIPPFQSASEN; encoded by the coding sequence ATGTCCCAAGATAATTCATTTTATATGGTAGCCATAGGCATGTCAGCCGGAGGTTTTCCAGCCCTCGAAAAATTGATTGCTTCGCTGCCTGATCCGGTTCATGCCTGTTTCGTAATCATAGTACACTTACCCAAAGATAGCAAAAGCCGTATGGCTTCGCTGCTTTCTACCATCACCTATCTCCCAGTAAGCTGGGCTAAACAGGCCGAAAAACCTGAAACTAGCCATATATATGTATTGCCGCCCGGGTATCTGCTGACCATGCAAGAAGGCAACTTCCATCTGCAACCCAGAGCTGCTGACCAGAACATTAACCGGGCTGTTGATATATTTTTCACTTCATTGGCAAAAGAAGTCAAACAACGGGCGATCGGCATTATTTTATCAGGAAGCGGGTCTGATGGCCTGGAGGGCGTACAAGCAATCGAAGCCAACGGTGGTCTTGTGTTGGTACAACATCCGGCTACGGCTCAGTTTGAAAGCATGCCTGCCAATGTAGTAAATAACGATCATCCTGATTTTATTACATCTCCTGAAGGCATTGCCCATGCACTCAGGTGCCATTTGCAAATACCTCCTTTTCAATCCGCCAGCGAGAATTAA
- a CDS encoding ATP-binding protein: MNTNLSFQQPLTLDNCDREPIHIPGLIQPHGFLLVVSVPDWKIVQVSANTSEHLSITPEQLPGKSITGILGEAFAHTLTTFLASERSGFSVRREIKQVDLALGKYHAIIHPHPHFWILEFEALADEAEIDFSYLNGMLSHLQQAGTLIEFCHTAASQIRLLTGFDRVMVYRFDEAYNGEVIAEARREDLEPFLGLHYPATDIPKQARELYEKNWIRYIRDVQYTSVPLVPVENPLTKQPLDMSFAVLRSVSPIHIEYLKNMGVGASMSISILKEGKLWGLFACHHYGPHAVSYLLRNTCEFLGRTFSMMLLEKEKREEAAYHLRIRSVQTKLLEQMSHMENSLQGLIAGETSVMDLFEVGGAALCVDGECYLLGDTPDREDVLTLTSWLSAHAYQDVFYTDALSTINPAAHAYQDRASGLLAITLSKVQQEYLLWFRPEVVQTVTWAGNPAKVAEISEDGLRLSPRKSFQSWVQQVKGTALPWHPVEIRVVTELRNTIIDMILKIAGELKLRADLLMRLNIELEQSNNELDSFAYIASHDLKEPLRGIHNYSRFLLEDYADKLDENGKSKLQTLVRLSTRMDELLDSLLHFSRVGRLDLNLKPTNLNLLLEEVLEELHLRMVQTGAKISIQPHFPVVDCDPIRVKEVFVNLLTNALKYNDKPNKWIEIGWIKTENMHVSPATHAPYTFFVRDNGIGIAAKHFENVFKIFKRLHTQDKFGGGTGAGLTIVRKIIERHSGKIWLESAPGEGTTFYFTLTST, translated from the coding sequence ATGAATACTAATCTTTCTTTTCAGCAGCCTCTTACCCTTGATAACTGCGACCGGGAACCCATCCATATTCCGGGCCTTATTCAACCACACGGTTTCTTACTGGTCGTAAGTGTACCTGACTGGAAAATTGTGCAGGTAAGCGCCAATACGAGTGAACACCTGTCAATAACTCCTGAGCAATTACCTGGAAAATCAATAACTGGTATATTGGGAGAGGCTTTTGCCCACACACTTACTACCTTTCTGGCATCAGAAAGGTCCGGGTTTTCTGTCCGCCGGGAAATTAAGCAGGTAGATTTGGCATTAGGAAAGTATCATGCAATTATTCATCCCCATCCACATTTTTGGATACTGGAGTTTGAAGCGCTGGCAGACGAAGCAGAGATTGATTTCTCCTACCTGAATGGGATGTTAAGCCATCTACAACAGGCAGGAACGCTTATTGAGTTTTGCCATACGGCTGCCTCCCAGATCCGTTTGCTTACCGGCTTTGACCGTGTAATGGTATACCGCTTCGATGAAGCCTACAATGGGGAAGTAATTGCAGAAGCCAGGCGGGAGGATTTAGAGCCTTTTTTAGGTTTGCATTATCCAGCCACTGATATTCCCAAACAAGCACGTGAGTTGTATGAGAAAAACTGGATTCGCTATATACGGGATGTACAGTACACATCTGTTCCCCTAGTTCCGGTAGAAAATCCACTCACAAAACAGCCGCTGGATATGAGTTTTGCCGTATTGCGCAGCGTTTCGCCGATTCATATAGAATACCTGAAAAATATGGGTGTAGGTGCTTCTATGTCTATTTCTATATTGAAAGAGGGCAAACTCTGGGGCTTATTTGCCTGTCATCATTATGGGCCGCATGCCGTAAGTTACCTGTTGCGGAATACCTGTGAGTTTTTAGGGCGAACTTTTTCGATGATGTTGCTGGAAAAAGAAAAACGGGAAGAAGCAGCCTATCACCTCCGCATCCGTTCTGTGCAAACCAAACTGCTGGAACAAATGTCACATATGGAAAATTCTTTGCAGGGATTAATAGCCGGAGAAACATCAGTAATGGATTTATTTGAAGTGGGCGGAGCAGCTTTATGTGTGGATGGAGAATGTTATTTGCTGGGCGATACTCCAGATAGAGAAGATGTCTTAACATTAACTTCATGGTTGTCTGCCCATGCTTACCAGGATGTATTTTATACAGATGCGCTGTCCACAATTAATCCGGCAGCGCATGCCTACCAGGATAGAGCAAGTGGATTACTGGCCATCACCCTTTCTAAAGTTCAGCAGGAATATTTATTGTGGTTCCGCCCGGAAGTAGTGCAAACCGTAACCTGGGCAGGCAATCCTGCTAAAGTAGCAGAAATCAGCGAGGATGGCTTGCGGTTATCTCCACGAAAGTCTTTTCAGTCATGGGTGCAGCAGGTAAAAGGAACGGCTTTGCCCTGGCATCCGGTAGAAATCAGGGTGGTAACCGAATTGCGCAATACCATTATTGATATGATTCTCAAAATTGCAGGCGAGCTAAAATTAAGAGCCGACCTGTTAATGCGCCTGAATATCGAACTGGAACAGAGTAATAACGAACTGGATTCTTTTGCCTATATCGCCTCCCATGATTTAAAAGAGCCCTTGCGGGGTATACACAATTACTCCCGGTTTTTACTGGAAGACTACGCCGATAAGCTGGATGAAAATGGCAAAAGTAAACTTCAAACCCTGGTCCGGTTGAGTACCCGCATGGACGAATTACTGGATTCCCTGCTGCATTTTTCCAGAGTAGGCCGGTTAGACCTCAACTTAAAACCAACCAATCTCAATCTGCTTCTGGAGGAAGTACTGGAAGAACTCCATTTGCGTATGGTGCAAACCGGTGCAAAAATAAGTATACAGCCTCACTTTCCGGTAGTAGACTGCGATCCCATACGGGTGAAAGAAGTGTTTGTTAACTTATTGACCAATGCCCTTAAATACAATGATAAGCCTAACAAGTGGATTGAGATAGGATGGATAAAAACAGAAAATATGCATGTATCTCCGGCAACACATGCTCCGTATACATTCTTCGTCCGGGATAATGGGATTGGTATTGCGGCGAAACATTTTGAAAATGTATTTAAAATTTTTAAACGCCTGCATACCCAGGATAAATTTGGCGGGGGTACTGGTGCCGGCTTAACCATTGTCCGGAAAATTATTGAACGCCACAGCGGCAAAATATGGCTGGAATCCGCTCCCGGAGAAGGCACTACTTTTTATTTCACGCTTACTTCCACATAA
- a CDS encoding response regulator — protein sequence MEKTHINKILLVEDSEEDYTATLRAFAKSSIENPVFRCSDGDEVLDYLYRQNQFKDLVGSPYPVLILLDLNLPATDGKTVLSQIKQDELLKKIPVVILSTSRNQTDVNDCYLLGASSYIVKEADFDHFTQTIQAFKQFWLKTALLPGA from the coding sequence TTGGAAAAAACACATATCAATAAAATACTCCTGGTAGAGGATAGTGAAGAAGATTATACCGCTACTTTACGGGCCTTTGCCAAATCTTCCATCGAAAATCCGGTTTTTCGCTGTTCAGATGGCGACGAAGTACTGGATTACCTGTACCGCCAGAATCAGTTTAAAGATCTGGTAGGTTCACCTTATCCGGTATTGATCCTGCTGGATTTAAATCTGCCGGCTACCGATGGTAAAACCGTGCTTTCGCAGATCAAACAGGATGAACTGCTTAAGAAAATTCCTGTCGTCATATTAAGTACTTCCCGTAACCAGACAGATGTGAATGATTGCTACCTGCTGGGTGCCAGCAGCTACATTGTGAAGGAAGCTGATTTTGACCACTTTACCCAAACCATTCAGGCTTTCAAACAATTCTGGCTCAAGACGGCATTATTGCCCGGAGCGTAA